The following DNA comes from Vigna radiata var. radiata cultivar VC1973A unplaced genomic scaffold, Vradiata_ver6 scaffold_239, whole genome shotgun sequence.
ACCCCCCTGTTGTCTATCTTGCGGTCCTTCAAGATTGTCAAGATCGCTTGGATGTCTTGGCGCATCATCTCACAATTCTGTCGTAACGTTCCCGTTTCGTGCCTCAGGTAAACTGTCTCCGCCTTCGTTTCTGCCAACGCCACCTCTACTGCTTCAATCTGTTCCGCAACCGTCGTCACCACTCTCCCCTCCATCTCGTTCGATCGACAATTGGATCCAGCAGGTCGGACCAATTGATAGGTTTTCAATAGGAAAACCGAACCCAGAACACTCCACTCACAAGTAACAGAGAAAACACAGAAGAAGAAAGAGTAGAATATCGTGTTATTCACAAAGAATTCAATAGGCAACAATGATAACAGAGGCTTAACCCTCTTCCACAGGTCTCAACCTGTTAACTAATCAACTCCCAAAAGTGTCTTAAAGCACAAAACAACTTCTACTTATACAATTATTACCCCAATCCACTTAACTGAATGACAGTTAAGTGCACGCTCCTCCAACTAACCCATCTAACTAACTCTCTTATTCCTCTTCTCATATACAATCCACCCTTGCTTATCTTTAGACCTATCACAAACACTTTAATACTTAACGGAGTATCATATACCAATTGTTGTGGAACTTAGGCACCTTATGATACATATGTTTGCATCAAAGTGAATTTGGTCCATGAATAGCAAGGAGATTCTTGATCTAACTCAATTCAAAAAGTTtaggaatttaatttatgtCCTTTCATCAAATCTTACTAAACTGCATCAATTTATTTCACTTCAAatggaatttggttattaagGATTCTCACTATTCATGGCTGAATGATTAAAATGCCCAAATCGTAATTGTTAAATTCATGAGTCAGTTCCTATATGATGCACACCAATGAGTTCTCATTTTCAATTGCTTGGTGCGGGTGAAATTTTCCCCAACATCAAtaaacaataacataatcaaCAGAAAACATGTTCCAGCAAGCATACATTTATATCCAGAAGAAGGCTACAGTGAGAGAGGAACTTATGTCAACAACCATCATAAAGTGAATATGAACGTTAGATATAATAGTTTTTAGACTAATGGctgaaatgtttttttgtttttcctttctttctgtCTGATTTAACTGTGCTACACCATACAATTTAACAGGGCAGTTTTCTGAgttccatttaaaaaatatttatatttctgcCACTGGAAAGAATTCTGGATAGCTTATAGGTTCTGGGTATACAGGAAGGGATATAGTAAACAAAAAATACgtcaaaaacaaatttttcccTCCCCACCCCTTTGATAATAGTAAGcttattcataaaaagttttACCTGGATAGAAGCTTTGCAATGATCAACAGATAATTGTAATTCTCCTACTAAACAAAAAGCCTGAGCAATGCTGTCTTCTGCCTGCATGCATCATATTTTGTTGAAGGatataaaagttaaatcatCACTAGAAACATGAGATATTGTTTGTCTACCAGTCCATGCTATTCAATAGTTGTCACCACAGATACACACACTTGGAGTCTAAGAAATCCACACAAATAACTCCACACCCCTAAGGGGGTGTATACATCCTTTGtggaagagaaaggaaaaaagaaaagagagtgagATATGTGAAGGGAAAGGAATAAAGAGATAGAGCTGATGGAAGTAAAAATGACATTTGAGAAATCAGGGTTGTATATTAAAGTGGAATGCAATATCAATACGATTTTAAGAGTTTTGTAGGCTTCATCTTATCTATCTCATGATTACTTAAATTTTGCATTGGTTAACTTCAATGATTATGAAGTACTTGCTTGAACAGTATGGGTATTCCAAAACTACCGAACACACAGACCTATTAGCAAAAACAAATAGAACTATAACAGGCATGGAGGAGTTTTGTAAGTGCAGGAAGCTCAAACTCACCTCCGCAATAAGCTTGTTGTAAGCATGCAAATTTAATCTTATTGATTGAAGAGACATCAAAGCATCAGAAATAGTAATACTCGAAATTTCTTTTGAAGATTTTGCATCCTGCAACCTGTCATTTCCGTATTTCAGGATGTAAAATACTCAAAAATAAGAAGCCATCTACTATTTATAATAAGATCATGCAGGATTTAAAATGGGGTGGGGAAGGGGGGTGGGCGGGCAGGCGGCGCGGGTGGGGTTATCAAGGTAGCCTCAAATTGGGAACTATTCAAGATTTGCATGATTATATTCAGAGTAAAAGGAAAGATGTACTTTAGGACGGGGTTATTAGGAGTCAAATTGGATAGTGCAAACCTTTTTATGCATATTAGAGCTTCACTGACTGCAGCATGAGAAGACTCCAAATCACAGTAAGAACCACATTTCAAACAGTATCCAGGTTGACCATGAATATGGGCCCCGTTTTGTTTGAAGACATTAAGAGGTACTTCACAAATGTCATCATTTTTTTCAACCTGAAACGGTGGAGAATTTTTATAGTGAAAAAATATTGCAAACTTGAAAGGGTGAAAACATGAATCATAATGTCACATATCCAAGTTTCCTGACCCTTGAGCAACTTACTTGGCAGAAGGAAAATGCTTAGTTGCTCAATAAATAACAGTGATtcgttatttattataaaaatggtaTATGATAGAATCGTCAATCCATAGTATTTTCTAGTAACAGCTCCAAAATATGGAATGAATCAGAAGACTCAGATATACCAAAATTTAACTCCATATCTGATTTTAACTCATGATCAGGTATGCGTTTTTAGAAAACATCCTACTATAAATAGAAGGTGGAGGTAGGCTGCTTGATATTCAGATACAAAAAAGAATAGTTGTTATGCatgaataatttgtttatattgtagCACACAATTTGTTTCTTGTATTTGCAGATATTTCTACCCTTATTTCCATATTCCCTCCACATAATTAGGATCTGTATTCCTCGTTCCCTTTATTTGAAGCCTAAAAATACTAGGATAGCATTTATTATTAGGTATATATGTTGCATTTAGCTTGTACAAATCATCACAAATAATATTCACTTTTTCCATATAATGTAATGCATCTCAACCACAAGAATGGCTTCCAAATTGTTTTGTTAAGGAAATTTCTTGAAAATCGAGACACTGTCTGAGGTAAAGGACACAATTTGAACTTCAGCTagatttataatataaagaaCAATAGTAATTCAATATCAACACGTGTCCTTTAAATGGCTTACAAGGTCAGTAATAGTGAAGTGATTGATTTTCTGCTGCTCACAGTCAAGTACTCTGCTTTCTAACACTGCGCCAGAACAATTTGGATTGACACAATGGAAGGCATTGAGGACTAAGTCGGATACATTGACTTCTGAACAACCAATACACTGACAATGAAACGCGTATTCATCTTTGAGAAAGTTAAGGCGATCTTTACAATCCCACAACCCAACCTGCAAAACAGAActatttattaacatttgaaCAAAAGAATTCTTAAAACAGACTTGGCAGTTGCAATTCTGAGTAAATCACTTTGtgttttattgctttcttttgtAAGGGGGAAGGAGAACTTAGACTGATAGGTTCTTTTAATCAAGAACCTATGAAAAACACTCGAAACACAACGCAAAACAATTCCTCTGAATTGTACAGCCTCCTTTTATTGCAAAAGAATCAAGAAAGTGGTGAACACAAGGTACtcagagagcttaacctctcccCAAAGAACTCCAAGAGTTCCCGCACAACAATAAGACTCCTGactcctaaaccctaaacataGACCATGTCAAATAAGTACAATTCCAGAACCAGTAACCAGGGAGGTATTTAAGGCCTAGCTGTTGTAAATAGGGGATTATTggaataaaaatatactaaaatctCCATAGGAATTAGGAAACATATCCCTAGAATTCGTTTTGGTAgactttatttccttttctaagAGAATGTGATTGTAACAAATAGAGGAGTTGAGGATGTAATGATCATGATTGTAattaataagatatttattttctcCCTCTCATTATTCAAGTCTAACAAACTGTTATTAAAATCACTGCTTAACCCCCATGCATGGTGTGATGCTACTCAAGTGAGTCTAGAGAGGAGTATAAGTTCATTTAACGGGTGCATAGTTCCTTTTATCCTTCTCTTCAAGTTGGGTACTGCTTCGTTCTTTCTCCACTATGAGAGGATCTGTGATTACAAGTATCTCCTACCACTAGCAGTTACTAATTGTTGACcaaattcttaatttattagtaaaatagGTTTATTGGTATAACAAAACATGcctctattatttttaattgtctaataaatgtttctttattgTAATACATGATGATacaaaccaaatattatattattccaAGCCTCAATGTTGCTTATATGACCAAAAGTTTCCCCTCAAATTCATAGGAAAATTCATGAtccttcttttctctcacttttgTAATTGGTTTCTTGATAGGCAAGAGAGCCTCTTAAATTAAGTTGTCAATAGCTCGATCCATGCAACCcttattctaattaaattaatatttcagtACAAAGTTTGGTGGGCCCTTGTCCTCAATGGCTCAAGCACAAAGGGAATTTGTTTGAGGAGGAATGTTAGAGATGAAAATAAAACTACTCTCTAACAGCTTAAGCTTTAAGGATGTTTGATCACTGAAAATTGTGgaaaataatactgatttattattcaaatcatgaaaaatacattctgataccctttatttgtagtaatctaattctcctaaaaagggaaatagggaaactaggaaatcttgaaaaaataaaataaaataaaagattatgtatctatttcctctaattaggaagattctaaaagatattatctcaaattacaacactccccctcaagctggatcaTACTAGATAGTatgaaccaagcttggaatagacAAACTCAATAAACCCAATAAACCAACTTGGACAAACTTCAACNTNGACANCAATGGANNAGGGCGAACTTCAACTTCNGGATGGTGACTTGCANCANCAAACANCAACAAACTGCAAGAACANATGAAGGGCCTACAGTGGCGAATAGCAACAAACTGCAAGGACTGAATTGTCATCAATAGTGGcgatcaacaacaaaacttcaagagacttaactgccctaaacatcaacaagccttcaggaaacattTGTCCTGCAGAGGCGAACAGCAACAGacctgcagggactacactaccctgcagcggctgcaattaaaaggctaacagccataaacctgtagggacttaaccaccctaaacagcaacaaaacttcaaagGACTTAATTGCCTTAAACATATTGGAGGCCTTCAGGAAACAACTGTCCTGCAGAGGCAAACAGCAACAAACCTGCaaggactacactaccctgcagGGGATGGAATTTTCTCCTCCTCACGACTGAACAGCAGAACGCGAAGGTGGAAGAACTGGTGAGAACCGATCCGTACGAGGGGCAAACCTGAATCCCATAACTTTGAAAGAGTCAATTCAGCGGTTAGTCTCAAAGAACAACTCTGAGTGAGTTGTTATAACAAAGCATTAGCAGAAACCAAAAAACACCATGGCATTAAAAAGGCCAAAGACAGGTTGGAGGTCCAAAGTTCTCTGCTGGACTACTCCTAAATGGTGATACTTAACACTGTATCACAAGAAGTACGGGCTAAACTTTAGCCCAAGAAGGAAGTTCTCTACAGGGGCTGAAAAATATTTCCCCTTAGACAATTTCTGGAAGTATAAGAGGATGAAGAATCCTCCGTAGAAGAGGCAGAAGATGACGATCTTCCACCAACCATCACCAAAACCAACTGCTAGTGCACTTTACAGAAATAGACTCCCCTTCATGCCACAGGCCAACGAGACATCACACTTGCAAGAAAGAATCACATAATTGTAACCAGATGGAGGAGACAGGTTTGGCCACAGGTGTCGATGCATTCGGCGGCACAAGCGATGCCGGCAAGAAGCACCAATCAGTGCCACACAAGAAGTTACCGAAAGGGGTTTTGAGACGTCCGGGAAACGAACAATGAGGAAAAATGGAAGGCCAAGGCCCCCTACAGCTTTGGAATCAGAAGCCTTCTTCACAATTTTTCAGCAAATCAATTTCCAGGTGCAACTGGATGACACCTTTAGTAGAGGTAGGGATGACAACTGACTGTAACGGCAGCAACAGCGGCTGACTACAGTGACGAAGCTCACTGCAGCAGTGGCTGCTGACTATAGCGGTGGCGGCTGACTGCATCGGAGAGAACATCAAAGGGCGGTAGTTGCAAAGTAGAAACTCGAGGTAACACCCTCTCCTCCTCGTGGCTGATATGGTAGCAATGGCAGCTATGGAGGGTTAGAAAAGCGAGACGAAGGTCCGGTGAGTGGGTCACACCAAGGAGCAGAGACTAAAACTTAGATCTACTAAAATATAGCCCAAACGAGTCGTCACCGACCCTAGGAATGGGCTCAGGAGGCTCCGGCGTCCCTGTCTGTGGCGGCGGcggcgagtgggtctcgccggaGGTAGGCACGTGGGTTGCACGCGCCGGCAACGTTAGCTGCATGTGGAGGCGCGTGGAGCGGAGTCGGGTCCTGACTCCGACGGTGTTGGCCGTCGCTTGAAGAGACTGTCCAAATCCGCTGGTCACTGGTCGAAACTGCAACGGTGACCAGTAGCGGACGGTGGTTGCCAGCGGCGGACGGTGGCCGACGATGGTTGACAACGGTGCACAGCGGAGTAAACAGTGAAGAcagtgatctttcttgaattctTCAAAGAAGAGACTTTCGGTCTCTTTGATTTAAGTGGCAACCAATAAAAATGCCCAAAAAAAAGGAGCCAAAATTGATTTGGACATCAAGATCTAAGACATCAGTTTCAGCTACTGGTTCGGGAATGGGTTCAAATCTCAGTCGGATCAGTTTGGTgatactgaaaaaaaaaagaggtcaGAATTCTAAGGAAGAATTTGAGAAGGGCAATTGAAACCCATTAAAACACACaagttaaaaaagataattttaggGGACTACCGGCGGCCATGGCGGCCGGCCGCCGGCAGACAGCAAAGACAGCGGAAGCGGATCAGAcaagctttgataccatgtggaaaataatactgatttattattcaaatcatgaaaaatacattctgatatcctttatttgtagtaatctaattctcctaaaaagagaaataggaaaactaggaaatcttgaaaaaataaaataaaataaaagattatgtatctatttcctctaatcaggaagattctaaaagatattatctcaaattacaacaaaaatctttataaaggaaaagaataagaatataGACATACTTCAAAAGTTTCAAACAAAACTAACCAGAAAATCTTCAATacaacttttaatttcaaataccTGTGGACCATAAGACAGTTCTAGCTGACAACCAGCTGCTACACCATGTGTGATTCGTATGTAAAGAGTGCGTGAAAGAAAATATGCATGAGCATTCGGTCGGCAAGAATGGTTAAATAAACTGGCAGCTTTATAGATAGCTTTACCCACTCTGACCTACGAGAAATAACATATGACTTAGAATCACCAAGGATATAATAGTCTAAGAAAAGATTACCATCACCAGCAATGTTATGATTACAATTGTTTGACTTGCAATAGTATTCACAAGTAAATacagcaaaagaaaacaaatatatcaaaaaagaaaaaagaaaatgatgcaAATAAAGTCAAGAGTTTAATTTCTATGTATTGTCGTcagtgtaaatatttttaaagtgtcAACCAGTCAAAAATAATCTCAAGCACAATTTCTGGTGCTCTTTTGATGGATATGATATGATTAGACAAGAACATAATAGgatattaacataattataatcatatacaGTATTTGGTGCACACAcaatataacattaaataataggatataacaaattatatttaaatggaaattattcattaaaattacacatgatttcttaaaattgacttttgatttaaaacttttataactatgaaaattattaagaaaatgaaataaactatacaacattatattttatttctataactatttttcatattataaaaagttatataaaattttaaaatcttaaaaatatttaagttattattaattaatttaatattctaataaataatataatttaaatttacgtGCCACAGtaattgtaaatataaatacatataatatgttaaataaaaaattatgatgtcTATTATCctataaattttatacaaaatttattttatttatatagttacttttgcttcaaattataaataaattatataagttctgtaaaattaatattgtgatgtaaaaaaaattcctaaaagtatattttaatattaaaaaatatattttatattttaattgccaataataattaaagtttatgtGTGAATACCATAGAAAGAGAGGGAGGAGAAAGAGTTTATCCTACCCTCTTAAACTTAACATAGCTCCCCCGTGGGAAAATAAATACACTACAATGACacaagataaaatgaaaaaataacattacCAGATCCTGTTGATAAAACAAACATCATATTACAATAGGGTAGCATAGTTATCATATCCTATTCTCTCACATCCTGTCCACCAAACGGACCTTAAAGGTATTAATAGTTATTATAGAAATCAACAAATCCAATGTAGCAATTTGTAATTGAAAGACAAAGTAAATTATGCAATCAATACATTAATccaattaaactttaaaagacATGCGGCAAAATGTCTACCTGTTCCACGTTACTAGTTGAATGTGCATCAGATTTTAATGGAAATTCTCCAAAATGACCTGATAGTCCATGAGCATCTATTGATTTTAAACGAACAACGGTCATACAATTCACTTTAATTTGAGAGATAATAATGACAACCTGCATTTACAAAGAATTATGGAACAGGAATATGATTATTTTCATgattcaaatacaagaaagcAACAACATGAATTACATTTTTCAACAAATGCTTCAACGTATTGGGAAAATGATGCCCAACACATGGCATATGATGGTTTTGTAACTTTTGTTATTAATCAAAGAACAAATAGACATATCCACATGTGCATGCATGTACACAGAGGAGTAACAAAACAACCTGTGATATGGAGACTCCGTCTATGGAAAACATAGTTCCACATGAGTGTTGAAGACAATACAACAATACAATGGCATATATGTGTGAATCCAATTTGCTTTCAGATGACATATGTTTGTAACAATGAGAAAGCTCCTGCATAAGAAGAAGCCATAAGCATGCAGCTAGTCATAATATAATTCCAACAAAATGAACTGAACTCAAAAACTACATGCATTTAAAGTATACCAGCCTTTCCACAAAGTTTATAATACTATCAGACGTGCTATTCAGCAAAAACCTTGCTAGTATTCGGCCAGCCAAAACTATCTCAGATGGCAGTACCACGGGCCAATGTACACCTCGGCATTCATGTTTATGTTCAGTAATATCCTCACTTTTTTGTTCAGAATCATTGCTTTGGATAACTTCAGAAGCATATTCTCCAAGATCACTGggcatttttttaaaagtgtcaTTTTTTTCTGGGTACATCCTGAACATTTGCCCACCTGCTCGTATCTGGCATTGGTGGGAGCAATACAATGGTATTGAACATGATAAACAAGGAACTCTATCAGCAGGTAGATCATTCAGGCAATAATGGCAATGGGTTTCCCGACATTGCTTTAAAATTATCTGCAATAGAAAGAAATATCAAGTTAACTTCCTAGAATAAGTTTGTTTTCCTAGcaaaacacaaatatataaagAACTGGGAggtaatttatttgttaaccTAAAGAAGCCTGATGATTCATCTTTATAAGTTAAAGTTATTGACAACAAATATCATCCATGTCATTAACCAATTATCCCAAAAACTTAAGATGTTGGGTGAAAACACATGAATGGTTCCAtattagtatttatattttaaacacattCCTTCATGCAATAGCACTTTAAACTTGAAACTTAAATAGTGCCCCGGCCCATCCATATAGATTGAACTCCAACTTTTATTCGAAGAATAGGGGCAACAAGGATCAAACTGTGGATCACTTGATCATAAAGGTTTTATACCATCTCAAGAATAAAGCTTAAGTCATTAGGTGACGCCACATGGATGGTCTTATacatattctaattattttaacagTATACttattttctcaaaaaataGGGAACATAAGTAAATTCTATATTTCATGTAGATTGGCAAGCATTAactcattataataaaatagg
Coding sequences within:
- the LOC106779092 gene encoding SET and MYND domain-containing protein 4, with product MESLKAAIPESLKRAIEDSNVEDLQSTCSFLHRFFLHFDPFHQIIAQLADPKYGLCGKSKDDALKSKQLGNECFSNADYAKALDCYTQALRKAPLDVGDMKSNLVASLYINRATVLHRMSLLVECLRDCTHALQICPSYSKAWYRRGKANASLGNYRNAICDLNVAKILEPSMGGKRQIERELKILLDQCKSTSAIVQIQHKENSCNTVGEMPQVKLQCISIPDKGRGMVSSCVISPGSLVHSEEPYAMIILKQCRETHCHYCLNDLPADRVPCLSCSIPLYCSHQCQIRAGGQMFRMYPEKNDTFKKMPSDLGEYASEVIQSNDSEQKSEDITEHKHECRGVHWPVVLPSEIVLAGRILARFLLNSTSDSIINFVERLELSHCYKHMSSESKLDSHIYAIVLLYCLQHSCGTMFSIDGVSISQVVIIISQIKVNCMTVVRLKSIDAHGLSGHFGEFPLKSDAHSTSNVEQVRVGKAIYKAASLFNHSCRPNAHAYFLSRTLYIRITHGVAAGCQLELSYGPQVGLWDCKDRLNFLKDEYAFHCQCIGCSEVNVSDLVLNAFHCVNPNCSGAVLESRVLDCEQQKINHFTITDLVEKNDDICEVPLNVFKQNGAHIHGQPGYCLKCGSYCDLESSHAAVSEALICIKRLQDAKSSKEISSITISDALMSLQSIRLNLHAYNKLIAEAEDSIAQAFCLVGELQLSVDHCKASIQILEKLYDTDDIVIAYELVKLSSIQLSLDDSTAMESINRIDDIFSRYYGRHADLVFPYLQYLRGEIEKFSVKGIQ